In endosymbiont of unidentified scaly snail isolate Monju, the following are encoded in one genomic region:
- a CDS encoding cation:proton antiporter translates to MTHELLFHLMLLLLGSAGLVVLCHRLVLAGLAFGPWGLGQLGDAGAIRVLAEVGVVLLMFTIGLEFSLPRLLAARRLVLGLGGSQVALTTAVFAGGFILAGVSPAFAVILGGAFAMSSTAIALKQLGEQGELRTVHGQAATAVLLFQDIAAVPFLVLLPLLGNDGGSFGSPLGITLVKALLVFVTLAVLGRKLLPRILHWVADTHSLELFMLTVLSLALAAADLSMVAGLSATLGAFMAGMLLGETHFRHQVEADIRPFRDLMLGVFFISIGMQLDPGILLRQPLWVLAVVTGLVLLKGLLIWVLVRLFGHASDDALRVAAVLAHGGEFGLLLVSQVMLLALVDSVLLQPVLAGLILSMLLAPLLIRFNGRLVRRRGSAYLPGEPENLPERVGELHDHAVICGYGALGQGVAAVLEERNVPVLAIDRDARLVRECRANGHAVLFGDAGNAVLLELARLPQARALAITFHDPPAARRIIAQARRLRPGLPILVHTEHGWTGDEERLPPNVTIFDSVLESSLMYARALLLLAGVDDQSSERAVAEVRASDYSVLRQAEPEDDHAL, encoded by the coding sequence ATGACGCATGAACTGCTGTTTCACCTGATGTTGCTGCTGCTCGGCAGCGCCGGCCTGGTGGTCCTGTGCCATCGCCTGGTGCTGGCCGGGCTGGCGTTCGGCCCCTGGGGTCTGGGCCAGCTGGGCGATGCCGGAGCGATCCGCGTGCTGGCCGAGGTCGGTGTGGTGCTGCTGATGTTCACCATCGGCCTGGAGTTCTCCCTGCCGCGTCTGCTCGCCGCGCGGCGCCTGGTGCTGGGGCTGGGTGGAAGCCAGGTGGCCCTCACCACCGCGGTGTTCGCCGGCGGCTTCATTCTTGCTGGGGTGTCGCCGGCCTTTGCGGTGATCCTGGGCGGCGCCTTCGCCATGTCCTCGACCGCCATCGCGCTCAAGCAGCTCGGTGAGCAGGGGGAGCTGCGCACCGTGCACGGTCAGGCCGCCACGGCGGTGCTGCTGTTCCAGGACATCGCCGCGGTGCCCTTTCTGGTACTGCTGCCGCTGCTGGGGAATGATGGCGGCTCCTTCGGCAGCCCGCTGGGCATCACCCTGGTCAAGGCCCTGCTGGTATTCGTTACGCTGGCGGTGCTGGGGCGCAAGCTGTTGCCGCGCATTCTGCACTGGGTGGCCGATACCCACTCGCTCGAGCTGTTCATGCTGACGGTGCTGTCGCTGGCACTGGCGGCGGCGGACCTGTCCATGGTCGCCGGCCTGTCGGCCACCCTGGGTGCCTTCATGGCCGGCATGCTGCTGGGCGAGACGCATTTCCGGCATCAGGTGGAGGCCGATATCCGACCCTTCCGCGATCTCATGCTGGGGGTGTTCTTCATCAGTATCGGCATGCAGCTCGATCCGGGCATCCTGCTGCGCCAGCCCCTGTGGGTGCTGGCGGTGGTGACCGGGTTGGTACTGCTCAAGGGGCTGTTGATCTGGGTGCTGGTCCGGCTGTTCGGGCATGCGTCTGACGATGCGCTGCGGGTCGCGGCAGTGCTGGCACATGGTGGCGAGTTCGGCCTGTTGCTGGTTTCTCAGGTGATGCTGCTGGCGTTGGTGGACAGCGTGCTGCTGCAACCGGTGCTGGCGGGACTGATCCTCAGTATGCTGCTCGCGCCCTTGCTGATCCGTTTCAACGGCCGTCTGGTCAGGCGTCGCGGCAGCGCCTATCTCCCGGGCGAGCCGGAAAATCTGCCGGAGAGGGTGGGCGAACTGCACGATCACGCGGTGATCTGCGGCTACGGCGCGCTGGGGCAGGGTGTGGCCGCGGTGCTCGAGGAGCGCAACGTGCCGGTACTGGCGATCGACCGCGATGCCCGCCTTGTGCGCGAATGCCGCGCCAACGGGCATGCAGTGCTGTTCGGGGATGCCGGCAACGCGGTCCTGCTCGAGCTGGCGAGACTGCCGCAGGCGCGGGCCTTGGCGATCACCTTCCATGATCCGCCGGCGGCGCGGCGCATCATCGCCCAGGCACGGCGCCTGCGGCCCGGGCTGCCGATACTGGTGCATACCGAGCACGGCTGGACGGGCGACGAGGAGCGCCTGCCGCCGAATGTGACCATCTTCGATTCGGTGCTCGAGAGCAGCCTGATGTATGCCCGCGCCTTGCTGCTGCTGGCGGGTGTGGACGATCAGAGCAGCGAGCGCGCGGTGGCCGAGGTGCGCGCCAGCGACTATTCCGTGTTGCGCCAGGCCGAGCCGGAAGACGATCATGCGCTATGA
- a CDS encoding RluA family pseudouridine synthase, translating into MRYEPPPDEGLAIHYRDEHLLIVDKPAGLLSVPGRGEDKQDCLWKRVQRHFPQALVVRRLDMATSGLVLFALDREAQGRMGQLFGERRVHKRYVAVVAGCVIQDDGKIDLPLTTDWPNRPRQKVDARLGRPAFTHWRVLARDAEHRFTRVELLPLTGRSHQLRVHMLALGHPILGDELYGDAPVRQAAARLLLHAQALAFEHPASGERVEVESPVPF; encoded by the coding sequence ATGCGCTATGAACCACCGCCCGACGAAGGACTGGCGATTCACTATCGCGACGAGCACCTGCTGATCGTGGACAAGCCGGCCGGGCTGCTCAGCGTGCCCGGGCGTGGCGAGGACAAGCAGGACTGTCTCTGGAAGCGCGTGCAGCGACACTTTCCCCAGGCCCTGGTGGTGCGCCGGCTGGACATGGCGACCTCGGGGCTGGTGCTGTTTGCGCTGGATCGCGAGGCACAGGGCCGCATGGGGCAGCTGTTCGGAGAGCGTCGGGTGCACAAACGTTACGTGGCGGTGGTGGCGGGCTGCGTGATACAGGATGATGGCAAGATCGACTTGCCGCTGACCACCGACTGGCCCAACCGTCCGCGCCAGAAGGTGGATGCCCGGCTGGGCCGGCCGGCGTTCACGCACTGGCGCGTGCTGGCGCGCGATGCCGAGCATCGGTTCACCCGGGTCGAGTTGCTGCCGCTCACCGGTCGCAGCCACCAGTTGCGCGTACACATGCTGGCGCTGGGTCACCCCATTCTGGGCGACGAGCTGTATGGCGATGCCCCGGTGCGACAGGCCGCCGCCCGGCTGCTGCTGCACGCGCAGGCGCTGGCCTTCGAGCACCCTGCCAGTGGGGAGAGGGTAGAGGTCGAGAGCCCGGTGCCTTTTTGA
- the metA gene encoding homoserine O-succinyltransferase MetA encodes MPIVAHNDLPSFERLRKEGVTVLSPERARNQDIRELHIGLLNMMPDAALVATERQFFRLVGESNPIAQFYVHPFTLSELPRSEKAQAYIDTWYEPFDKIREEGLDALIITGANVVGPELSTQPFWEPLIRVIDWAWENVTTTLCSCLATHAVLEFRYGQKRRLQPRKIWGVFPHRVMDKAHPLVADVNTRFDVPHSRWNAVERDQFDAAGLRVLVESEQVGVHLATSADGLRFVFFQGHPEYDTISLLKELKREVLRYAAGEIDAFPPFPENYLGEREQALVREYRWRLDQALKAGGPLPEFPESLLMPRLDNTWHDTAEAVVGNWMGLMYQVTHRSRRIPFMEGVDPDNPLGL; translated from the coding sequence ATGCCGATAGTCGCTCACAACGATCTGCCGTCCTTCGAGCGCCTGCGCAAGGAGGGGGTGACCGTACTCTCACCCGAGCGGGCGAGGAACCAGGACATCCGCGAGCTGCACATCGGTCTGCTCAACATGATGCCGGATGCGGCGCTGGTGGCGACCGAGCGGCAGTTCTTTCGCCTGGTGGGCGAAAGCAACCCCATCGCCCAGTTCTACGTGCACCCCTTCACGCTGTCGGAACTGCCTCGCAGCGAGAAGGCGCAGGCCTATATCGATACCTGGTACGAGCCTTTCGACAAGATTCGCGAGGAGGGACTGGACGCACTGATCATCACCGGCGCCAACGTGGTCGGCCCCGAACTGTCTACCCAACCGTTCTGGGAGCCGCTGATCCGGGTCATCGACTGGGCCTGGGAGAACGTCACTACCACCCTGTGTTCCTGCCTGGCGACCCACGCGGTGCTGGAGTTCCGCTACGGTCAGAAGCGGCGTCTGCAACCGCGCAAGATCTGGGGGGTGTTCCCGCACCGGGTGATGGACAAGGCGCACCCCCTGGTGGCCGATGTGAACACCCGCTTCGACGTACCGCATTCGCGCTGGAACGCGGTGGAGCGCGACCAGTTCGATGCCGCCGGCCTGCGCGTGCTGGTCGAGAGCGAACAGGTGGGTGTGCATCTGGCGACCAGCGCCGATGGTCTGCGCTTCGTATTCTTCCAGGGGCACCCGGAGTACGACACCATCTCGCTGCTCAAGGAGCTGAAGCGTGAGGTCCTGCGTTACGCAGCAGGCGAGATCGACGCCTTCCCGCCATTCCCCGAGAACTACCTGGGCGAGCGCGAGCAGGCGCTGGTGCGCGAGTACCGCTGGCGCCTGGACCAGGCACTGAAGGCCGGCGGGCCGTTGCCGGAGTTTCCCGAGTCTCTGCTGATGCCGCGCCTGGACAATACCTGGCACGATACTGCCGAGGCGGTGGTGGGGAACTGGATGGGCCTGATGTACCAGGTGACCCACCGGAGCAGGCGGATCCCGTTCATGGAAGGGGTCGATCCCGACAACCCGCTGGGGTTGTGA
- a CDS encoding inositol monophosphatase family protein: MNPTTNIAVRAARKAGSILMRYYNRIDTLTISEKQANDYVSEVDRATEAAIIEVIRRAYPNHAILAEESGEHAGNDYQWIIDPLDGTTNYLHGFPQFSISVALQHRGELISAAVYDPLRDEMFTASRGQGAQLNDRRLRVSDQRSLKGALIGTGIPFRDQRYLADYLAMLGAMVEDTAGIRRPGSAALDFAYVAAGRLDGFWELGLSVWDFAAGVLLVREAGGAVSDIRGGNRHLESGNVIAGNLKVHQAMVKRLAPHVPEALRA; this comes from the coding sequence ATGAATCCCACGACCAACATCGCCGTACGCGCCGCCCGCAAGGCCGGCAGCATTCTGATGCGGTACTACAACCGCATCGACACACTGACTATCAGCGAAAAGCAGGCCAACGACTATGTGTCGGAGGTCGATCGCGCCACCGAGGCCGCGATCATCGAGGTGATCCGCCGCGCCTATCCCAACCACGCCATCCTCGCCGAGGAGAGCGGGGAACACGCGGGCAACGACTACCAGTGGATCATCGACCCGCTGGATGGCACCACGAACTACCTGCACGGCTTTCCGCAGTTCTCCATCTCCGTCGCACTGCAACACCGTGGCGAGCTGATCAGCGCGGCGGTGTACGATCCGCTGCGCGACGAGATGTTTACCGCCAGCCGCGGCCAGGGCGCCCAGCTCAACGACCGGCGCCTGCGCGTCAGCGACCAGCGCTCACTCAAGGGGGCACTGATCGGCACCGGCATCCCCTTCCGGGACCAGCGCTACCTGGCCGACTACCTCGCCATGCTCGGCGCCATGGTGGAAGACACCGCCGGCATCCGCCGCCCCGGCTCGGCGGCACTCGACTTCGCCTACGTGGCGGCTGGCCGCCTCGACGGTTTCTGGGAACTGGGACTGTCGGTGTGGGATTTCGCCGCCGGCGTGTTGCTGGTGCGCGAGGCCGGCGGCGCGGTCAGCGATATCCGTGGCGGTAACCGTCACCTGGAGAGCGGTAACGTGATCGCCGGCAACCTCAAGGTTCATCAGGCCATGGTGAAGCGGCTCGCCCCCCACGTGCCGGAGGCCCTGCGCGCCTGA
- a CDS encoding polysaccharide biosynthesis/export family protein yields the protein MKSAGGSFVSGLFGIVLPLWLGVGLLVQADEEPVYTIQPGDVLAISVWKEPDLQQDNVVVRPDGGFSFPLVGDVRARSRTVSQLSDVISQRLRKYIPDPVVTVSIRKMMGNRIYVLGRVHHPGEFVANRPLSVVQALAMAGGLTPYADTKAIRVLRGAGSHQQSLPFNYSEVEQGQHLEQNIVLQPGDVVLVP from the coding sequence ATGAAAAGTGCGGGCGGGTCGTTTGTGTCTGGACTCTTTGGGATCGTATTGCCGTTGTGGTTGGGGGTCGGGTTGTTGGTACAGGCCGATGAGGAGCCAGTCTATACGATTCAGCCTGGCGACGTTCTGGCGATCTCGGTGTGGAAGGAGCCCGACCTGCAACAGGACAACGTGGTGGTTCGTCCAGACGGTGGGTTTTCCTTTCCCCTGGTCGGTGATGTCAGGGCCAGAAGCAGGACGGTCTCGCAGTTGAGCGACGTGATCTCGCAACGACTGCGGAAATATATCCCCGACCCGGTGGTGACGGTGAGCATTCGCAAGATGATGGGCAACCGCATCTACGTCCTCGGCCGGGTACATCATCCGGGGGAGTTCGTGGCCAACCGTCCCTTGTCGGTCGTGCAGGCACTGGCGATGGCGGGTGGGTTGACGCCCTATGCCGATACCAAGGCGATAAGGGTGTTGCGCGGCGCCGGCTCCCATCAGCAGTCGTTGCCTTTCAACTACAGCGAAGTGGAGCAGGGGCAGCACCTGGAGCAGAACATCGTGCTGCAACCCGGTGACGTGGTGCTGGTTCCCTGA